CAACAATACTATTTTACCTCTCAACTCCATCATTAATCTTTAAGGCTGGAGTTATCATGTAGATACATATGTCACAGAGAAATAAATTtggaaaataatacatttttaaacctCAGCTGAAGCAAGGCAGAGGCAATTATGTGACTGACTCTCAAagcaacagccaatcacataaAAGGTTTTGCCCTATTTGGactttggaaagaaaaaaaaatacatttcatacatgcacatatatttACAGAGAGATATCTATGTATATAAACACTCTAAactttgaagtgttttttgtgcCAGTTCAATTTAGTGGCAAAAGACATCAAAATTCATCATTGTTACATTCAATATGCAAAAGCCAAAAACTCTCTATTAACAGCTTTTATTGCTTTACACAATATGTGAACAGCATATCTACAAAAccatggttaaaaaaaattagaaattCCTCGTTAGAGTTCAGGGTCTATTTTATCTGATGTCCTTGTTCTGGGAGTGTAATGTTAAAAAACACTGTGGTCCACAATCTCATCCTTGGCGGGGGGGTGAAGCTATGGATCGATGGAAACATCATCTGGAGGCTTTGCCGTTTTCATGAACGTCCATCCTGTACATCgggaaaatgaaaattttgatccataagaaatgtatttttagatgTGATCTGATACAGGTTCAAAAATTTGGACATCATTCAATGTAAGAGAAATGTTACAGCGATAAGTACACACCCATTCTCGTCTTTGAGCTGCTGGTACAACTCAAACTTGTTGTTCACGGAGCTCACTCTTCCAACGAACTCTTGGTGCTTCCTGGAATTGGCTGCGGTGATGCGGTTGGTCCACATGGTGAGGAGCGAGACAGGACCTGCAGCAAGAGTAAAGcaaaaccacagagagaagaaaaacacacacccagttAGGCCTGCGTGATGTCATCAGTTGCTATTTGCTGTCataagctctgattggtccaacCTCATATACAGATAATTATCCACTGATTTGCATTAAGGTCAGattgatttaattaattagATTATAAGGAATTATTATGTACTACAAAATGAGACTGactgaatgtgaaataaaacttaataaataattgTAGGCCTCCTCATTCTGACTGGTTTTCCTTCCTCTGGTATCAAAAAGCTCTTAAATATTTCACCGTGTGAACCCTGCAAACCCTGTACTAACAGTCTGTGCCCCCTCAAGTTTAAGAAGAAAAACCCAATAATTTTACATTGTCTGAACTGAGACCAGCgtttaaaaaatgcaaagctGCTTAGTGAGCTGGACACTGCCAGCAGTTGGTCAATGATTTCTTCATGACTCAGCAGTATTTTTGAGGTGGTTTGTTTTCTAAGCAGAAAAGGCATGGAGAGGGTTGGTACCTTTTGCTCTCTCGGGAGGCTGAACCTCCTCTGTGGACAGACGCGGCTTCTTGTTGAGGGGCTCCGGGGAATCTGGGGAATCCTTGATCACCTCCGACTCCTGATCTTCTTTATCCAGCAAACCCTTTAGtcttcagttaaaaaaaaaaagacagtgagagaacaGAAAGTTTCGTGACCACAGCAAAGATTCTTTTTGCCACTGAAGTTTGGCGACAATCCGAGCACCACCGACCTCTCCGAGTCCTGCCAGCTTTTGTCGTCTGTGTCCTTGCTGCCGTTTTTCTCCGTCCTGTCTTCCcgctcctccctcttcctccctctcttcttcctctcctcctcctcgggaGGTTTGCTGCGGCAGGCGATGATGCAGTCCAGCACCCGctggtgtctgtctgtgtctccgGCGTGAGTTTTCACTAAGGTTTCCAGCTCGTTCCACATGATGCGATACTGTTCGTCTCTGGAGAAAGTTGCGACGCAGAAACATCAGCGACTCAGCTGACTGAAATTGTGATGCTCATTTAACCAAAGAAGATAAAAGATGTCAAAGGCTTTGGATAAATACCTCTTGGGGCCTTTGCCTCTGGATCCTACGGTGGAAATAGGGAGGGGGTCGTTCTTCCTCTCCATGTCTACCAGGTTGTAAACTGTCTTCTGGCAGGTCAGGACGTCCTCCTCAGACAAAGTCTCTTTCACTATCAGGTTAGCCAAAGGAACCACCtagaggaggaaaacaggaagacacagGAGTGAGCTGGAGGGTGGTGATGTGGGCCAACATGGAGGCACAGAAACGCCACATTCACCAGGAACATCCAGTAGGCAGATTATCTTTTATGTGCAGATGTTGTCATCCTAGCATGTTGGAGGCTTCACTTGTATGATAGAAATCTTTGGTAGAAGTAAATAAAAAGTATCTCTGCATGCTGCTCACGGCCTGCATGTTGAAGATGGTGGTCTGGGAGATGATCATCGGCCAGTATCGAGTGTGACGTTCCAGCTGAGCTTTGGCCCTCTCAGCTGGTAGTTTCCCAGAGGGATCATGGGAGGACTCGGACACAGGAGTGAGCCGGTTCTCCCTCATAAATTCACCAAAGTCCTGaaacagaccaaaaaaagaCAGTTACCGTTTGAGGATTATTAGCGCAGGTTGAAACACAGTCGGCGTGAGATGAACGTACCGTGATACGGTAGTCTGTCACTCTGCCCCCACAGCCCTCGCTGATGGAGGGCGGGTCCTCCAGGGTGGAGCGGTTGCTGTTGAGCACATGCAGGAAGATCTCGCCCCCGTGGCTGCTGAGCATGTGGCTGATGACCTTTGAGCCCGACTTCCTCGGCTGCTCAAGCAGCACCGATCGACCTGTGGTCACCCAAGAGGAGAGGCAGCCAAGCAACAATTAGTCTGCAGATCAATTCAAGGCAAAGAAGCTGGACAAAGGACAGTGGACACGGTACACAGgcttatctatctatcttacCGTTTAGGAGAAAGTTTGTCAAACATGACGAGGGCCGACTGTTTACGTCTGTGGGGGAGATGCGATAGGCTCCTGTACAGTAATGCAGTtctgaggtggaaaaaaacacagacacaaataattCAGTCAAGTCAATGCTGCCATCGATAACTCTTTTCTGCTCAATATGCCCCTTATGCCTACAGAAATACAATACatataatactgtatgtgttctcCTGAATTACAACTTCaaagtagagctgcaacaaaaaAGTCTAttgtagcattttttttcaagcagaaaaGCTGAACATTTGCTACTTCTATCATCTCAAATGATATGAGGAATGATATGAAATGAGGATCTGATGCGTGTCATCCTCAAATCATAAtgtgaatatctttgggttttggccGTTTAATGTAAGAAGCTATTAAAATAGATCACCGTGGCCTGCGGGGAAACAGGCATTTTGgtttttaaatcttaaaacCCTTCAAATGAAATAACTGACAAACAAGAGCTTTTGGGCTGGCTGTGCCCACCTATGCTGTTGGTTCGTGGAGTGCACCATTTCAGCGTTATCGTCTCTTTGAGTCCGTTTTCTCGAGTGCTGGTGCCGGCCATATGCAAGTCTCCTGCACGACACAAAGATGACACGTGAGTGGTTAGTTTTTCAGGATAAATTGGTGAATTTAAATTATTAAGCATGCATAAAATCCCTATAACATAATAATTATTTTAGTTCACAGAGCAAAGTTTTGCCTCAGATATGAACTGCTTTATCTTGTGTAGTTGTGTCTGAAGCTCTTTTAATGGCCAACCAatagaaaaggaaaactcaTTGCTTTATCAATACCCACCGCTTTTAATGAACTCCAGGTGAGCGTCTCTGTGATGCAGGAGCTCAACATCGTAATTGGCTGATGTGTTGGCGTGCTGCTCTTCCTGTCCATCCGCAGAGACAATAACAAACACAGGTCAGCATGAAGTCAGCtcttaaaatgtttaaactaaaacacaaacacacacacgagcacaaacacacatcaacactgctGATTTCATGTTCCAAAGGGTAAATGATAATGGAGTGAAAGAAAAAGGTTTGCTCGCTGGGTGACTCaagtctgttttcttctgttcaCATCAGAGACTAGTGTTTAATGCAAATGTCCTGAGATTCACACAGAACTGAGCCTACACCCGTTTGACATAAATCATGGATTCCCAGTCTTACAAAACCAGCTTGATAAAATTTGGACCCAAGTCTAAAAATCTAACAACACACTTTTTAATCACAAGCTTTCTACACttgggaaaaaaacagtttcaggGACGCCAAAGGTGAAATCATAAGTGGTGTAGTGGTGCCTGAGGAAATGAGAATACTCTTAATTTCTGCCTCTAACCCGAAGCCTAACCGCAGCGATGTAGCATCGCAACGTTCTATGTAATTCTGGAGGCAAATTTTT
This region of Chelmon rostratus isolate fCheRos1 chromosome 22, fCheRos1.pri, whole genome shotgun sequence genomic DNA includes:
- the ints13 gene encoding integrator complex subunit 13 isoform X1 translates to MDQYVLQIGKTKMFSVSHKTVFVVDHCPYMAESSRQQVECDVLTKSRAQGVIPLAPVSKSLWTCAVECSMEYCRILYDIYPRDKLINYIVSDSEFHILNSWRQEDQSTHELMSALAAVGPPNPHEDPECCSILHGLVAAVESLCKITELQHERRTTLMDTADRVANRGRIICLTNAKSDTHVRMLEDCIQETILEQNKLAAGSDRLMAIQQCDLVLVHIYPQGEDTLVSDRPKKEISPLLTSEVHSVRAGRHLATKLNILVQQHFDLASTTITNIPMKEEQHANTSANYDVELLHHRDAHLEFIKSGDLHMAGTSTRENGLKETITLKWCTPRTNSIELHYCTGAYRISPTDVNSRPSSCLTNFLLNGRSVLLEQPRKSGSKVISHMLSSHGGEIFLHVLNSNRSTLEDPPSISEGCGGRVTDYRITDFGEFMRENRLTPVSESSHDPSGKLPAERAKAQLERHTRYWPMIISQTTIFNMQAVVPLANLIVKETLSEEDVLTCQKTVYNLVDMERKNDPLPISTVGSRGKGPKRDEQYRIMWNELETLVKTHAGDTDRHQRVLDCIIACRSKPPEEEERKKRGRKREEREDRTEKNGSKDTDDKSWQDSERLKGLLDKEDQESEVIKDSPDSPEPLNKKPRLSTEEVQPPERAKGPVSLLTMWTNRITAANSRKHQEFVGRVSSVNNKFELYQQLKDENGMDVHENGKASR
- the ints13 gene encoding integrator complex subunit 13 isoform X2; its protein translation is MFSVSHKTVFVVDHCPYMAESSRQQVECDVLTKSRAQGVIPLAPVSKSLWTCAVECSMEYCRILYDIYPRDKLINYIVSDSEFHILNSWRQEDQSTHELMSALAAVGPPNPHEDPECCSILHGLVAAVESLCKITELQHERRTTLMDTADRVANRGRIICLTNAKSDTHVRMLEDCIQETILEQNKLAAGSDRLMAIQQCDLVLVHIYPQGEDTLVSDRPKKEISPLLTSEVHSVRAGRHLATKLNILVQQHFDLASTTITNIPMKEEQHANTSANYDVELLHHRDAHLEFIKSGDLHMAGTSTRENGLKETITLKWCTPRTNSIELHYCTGAYRISPTDVNSRPSSCLTNFLLNGRSVLLEQPRKSGSKVISHMLSSHGGEIFLHVLNSNRSTLEDPPSISEGCGGRVTDYRITDFGEFMRENRLTPVSESSHDPSGKLPAERAKAQLERHTRYWPMIISQTTIFNMQAVVPLANLIVKETLSEEDVLTCQKTVYNLVDMERKNDPLPISTVGSRGKGPKRDEQYRIMWNELETLVKTHAGDTDRHQRVLDCIIACRSKPPEEEERKKRGRKREEREDRTEKNGSKDTDDKSWQDSERLKGLLDKEDQESEVIKDSPDSPEPLNKKPRLSTEEVQPPERAKGPVSLLTMWTNRITAANSRKHQEFVGRVSSVNNKFELYQQLKDENGMDVHENGKASR